The following proteins come from a genomic window of Synergistaceae bacterium:
- a CDS encoding TRAP transporter small permease: MSEEKKQRSLFTKCFNVLVFVVMLSMVLMIFLNASARYLFNTGWPISEELSRFAFVWVSVLGSILAYNENKHVGVDVLINALHGLPRLIVLLIGDAVVLTILGLLLVGSWRYFLATALLKSPASGIPMGVITVTSLVLAAAMLVRTTFVGLGHIAGYRSGKTAENRETAP, translated from the coding sequence TTGAGCGAAGAAAAAAAACAGCGTTCCCTTTTCACTAAGTGTTTCAACGTTCTCGTGTTTGTGGTGATGCTGAGCATGGTGCTGATGATTTTTCTCAACGCCAGCGCCCGCTATCTGTTCAACACGGGCTGGCCCATTTCGGAAGAGCTTTCCCGGTTCGCCTTCGTTTGGGTTTCCGTCCTGGGCTCGATTCTGGCTTACAATGAAAACAAGCACGTGGGAGTCGATGTGCTGATCAACGCGCTTCATGGTCTCCCGCGGCTGATTGTGCTGTTGATTGGCGACGCGGTGGTGCTGACGATTCTCGGCCTTCTGCTGGTGGGGTCCTGGCGTTATTTCCTGGCGACCGCTCTGCTGAAGAGCCCGGCCTCCGGCATTCCCATGGGGGTCATCACCGTTACCTCACTGGTTCTCGCCGCGGCGATGCTCGTCCGGACGACGTTTGTGGGGTTGGGCCACATTGCAGGGTACAGGTCCGGTAAAACCGCCGAAAACAGGGAGACCGCGCCATGA
- a CDS encoding TRAP transporter large permease, with protein sequence MTPVYIFLGTLAVTLPLGIPIGFALFVCAYVLMIYLGSSGNLNLLAQSMIAGTNNFSLMAIPFFMLAGEVMSKGGLSRRIVDFANLTIGRIRGGLGYAAVLASMIFAGLSGSAVADAAALGGILIPLMRQNGYNTDRSTGLVCAGSVIAPIIPPSIPMIVLGAAVTQSVGKMFMAGIFPGILLGIALMATWKIYVKKDGYNDTRTYTKEEARRILKDSIPALIMPVIIVGGIRGGIFTPTEAGAFAVVYALLIALLLYKELDFRGLVEVCVDATKSTGVVMFVVAAAMAAGWLVTMAQIPAKFVVLLSPLVKRPLILMLTINVFLLVMGMVMDLTPNLLIFGPILFPVIIAAGIDPTYFGVIMVLNLTIGLITPPVGTVLYLGCGISNIRLPEVVKGVMPFLIAEIIMLLLFIFVPQLVTFPLKLFY encoded by the coding sequence ATGACGCCGGTATACATTTTCCTGGGGACGCTGGCGGTGACGCTTCCGCTAGGTATCCCAATAGGATTCGCGCTGTTCGTCTGCGCCTACGTGCTGATGATTTATCTGGGCAGCAGCGGGAATTTGAACCTGTTGGCGCAGAGCATGATCGCGGGCACGAACAACTTTTCGCTCATGGCGATTCCGTTCTTTATGCTGGCGGGCGAGGTGATGTCCAAGGGCGGGTTGTCAAGGCGGATCGTGGACTTCGCGAATTTGACCATAGGCCGCATCAGAGGCGGGCTGGGGTATGCTGCGGTGCTGGCCAGCATGATCTTCGCCGGGCTTTCGGGAAGCGCGGTGGCTGACGCGGCGGCTCTGGGCGGCATTCTGATCCCGCTCATGCGGCAAAACGGCTACAACACCGACCGATCCACGGGGCTCGTCTGCGCCGGTTCCGTCATCGCGCCCATCATTCCGCCCAGCATCCCCATGATCGTGCTGGGCGCGGCCGTCACCCAGTCGGTGGGAAAGATGTTCATGGCCGGAATTTTTCCAGGCATCCTTTTGGGCATCGCCCTGATGGCCACGTGGAAAATCTACGTGAAAAAGGACGGTTACAATGACACCCGAACCTATACGAAGGAAGAAGCCCGGCGCATTTTGAAGGATTCCATTCCCGCGCTCATCATGCCGGTCATCATCGTGGGAGGCATTCGGGGCGGCATCTTCACCCCCACGGAGGCCGGGGCTTTCGCGGTGGTCTACGCGCTTCTCATTGCTCTGCTGCTGTATAAGGAGCTGGATTTTCGCGGACTGGTGGAGGTCTGCGTCGACGCGACCAAGAGCACGGGCGTCGTGATGTTCGTGGTGGCGGCGGCCATGGCCGCCGGGTGGCTGGTGACGATGGCGCAGATTCCGGCGAAGTTCGTCGTGCTGCTGTCGCCTCTCGTGAAGCGCCCCCTGATATTGATGCTAACCATTAACGTGTTCCTGCTGGTGATGGGCATGGTGATGGATTTGACGCCGAACCTCCTGATCTTCGGCCCCATTCTGTTCCCTGTGATCATCGCCGCGGGAATCGACCCCACGTATTTCGGCGTCATCATGGTGCTCAACCTGACCATCGGGCTGATCACGCCGCCTGTGGGCACTGTGCTCTATCTGGGGTGCGGCATCAGCAACATCCGCCTGCCGGAAGTGGTGAAGGGCGTCATGCCCTTTCTCATCGCGGAGATCATCATGCTGCTTCTCTTCATCTTCGTACCTCAGCTGGTGACGTTCCCCCTGAAGCTGTTCTATTGA
- a CDS encoding Ldh family oxidoreductase, whose translation MSNYVMLNVEKMRSFCVAVYESYGFSREESAVIADVLLRADQYGIESHGIQRMMRYHREIGIGCVDVHAKPETLFETGISAVWDAHKAMGQVVAEKAARLAIEKAEKNGVGMVTVRNSNHYGIAGYYSNMAVERDLIGVSMTNTEAICVPTGSKRAMLGTNPIALAMPADPLPFSFDAATTVVTRGKLEVYNKNEKPIPDLWTVDAQGRPCANAAEVLRNITNRLGGGIAPLGGSSPLTGGHKGYGFALMVDIFTAVLSNGLTSPHVNEVKNHNGICHWFMALDYGIFGDKAVIRKNMSTLLQELRDAEKADGESRIYTHGEPERDAQAGPFREEIPANEKTTEEIREIASIQGIPCPF comes from the coding sequence ATGTCCAATTATGTCATGCTGAACGTGGAAAAAATGCGGTCGTTTTGCGTCGCGGTTTACGAGAGTTACGGGTTTAGCCGCGAGGAGAGCGCCGTTATCGCGGACGTGCTGCTCCGTGCGGATCAATACGGCATTGAGTCCCACGGCATTCAGCGCATGATGCGCTACCACAGGGAGATCGGCATCGGGTGCGTGGACGTTCACGCCAAACCGGAAACTCTGTTCGAGACGGGCATTTCGGCGGTGTGGGACGCTCACAAAGCCATGGGGCAGGTGGTCGCGGAGAAGGCCGCCAGGCTCGCCATTGAGAAGGCTGAGAAAAACGGCGTCGGGATGGTGACCGTCAGGAATTCCAACCATTACGGCATCGCGGGGTACTACAGCAACATGGCCGTGGAACGGGACCTTATCGGCGTCTCCATGACGAACACGGAAGCGATTTGCGTTCCCACCGGCAGCAAACGGGCCATGCTGGGCACGAACCCCATAGCCCTCGCAATGCCAGCCGACCCGCTGCCTTTCTCCTTCGACGCCGCCACAACCGTCGTGACGCGGGGCAAGCTGGAGGTCTACAACAAAAACGAAAAGCCCATTCCCGACCTGTGGACGGTGGACGCGCAGGGACGGCCCTGCGCCAACGCCGCGGAAGTCCTGCGCAACATCACCAATCGCCTGGGCGGGGGCATCGCGCCCCTGGGCGGATCCTCCCCTCTGACGGGCGGACATAAGGGGTACGGATTCGCCCTGATGGTGGACATTTTCACCGCCGTCCTGTCCAACGGCCTCACGTCCCCTCACGTCAACGAGGTTAAAAATCACAACGGAATCTGTCACTGGTTTATGGCCCTCGACTATGGAATTTTTGGAGACAAGGCAGTTATCAGAAAAAATATGTCCACCCTGCTCCAGGAGCTGCGGGACGCCGAGAAAGCGGACGGCGAGTCCCGAATCTACACCCACGGAGAACCGGAAAGAGACGCGCAGGCGGGGCCATTCCGCGAGGAGATTCCGGCCAACGAAAAAACGACGGAGGAGATACGGGAGATCGCTTCCATTCAGGGTATCCCCTGTCCGTTTTAG
- a CDS encoding AbrB family transcriptional regulator: MEAFFSFCLVFGVGSLGYFAFRLLHIPNPALLGAMAATGALNIAGCYPVFDTGFVSFVANVTIGIMLGRQIDRNLLRRLRILARPVLLQVVGMLTLSLACGVAMHLMYSNASVPTALISGAAGGITEMAVFAMSIDADAAVVVFIQLFRVVIFLFLIPCLSIVAEKIEKTSPKIFAKKGKRAEEYRKAEARSSSCGKKFGKKDYALLTVLAFAGAIIGIRLEIPTGAMLGAMFGCGLFSVFINKNYFFDDRLRNIAQIGLGLVMGQRMKPQIVSQLSALFFPAMVVTVVMLTGCVLLAFFLYRTTPWDLTTCLLCSAPAGMSQIVTFADEIGVDPFTAAAFHTVRNVGIVSLYPWLVMPFTS; this comes from the coding sequence GTGGAAGCGTTTTTCTCTTTTTGTCTTGTCTTCGGGGTCGGCTCTCTGGGATATTTCGCGTTCCGTTTGCTGCACATTCCCAATCCGGCCCTGCTTGGTGCTATGGCGGCCACCGGCGCGCTGAATATCGCGGGCTGCTATCCTGTTTTCGATACGGGTTTTGTCTCTTTTGTCGCCAACGTGACAATCGGCATTATGCTGGGGCGGCAAATCGACCGAAATCTGCTGAGGCGTCTCAGGATTCTCGCCCGCCCCGTTCTGCTGCAGGTCGTCGGAATGCTGACGCTTTCTCTTGCGTGCGGCGTCGCCATGCATTTGATGTACAGCAACGCCTCCGTTCCCACGGCTTTGATCAGCGGAGCCGCCGGCGGAATAACGGAAATGGCCGTCTTCGCCATGTCAATCGACGCCGATGCCGCCGTCGTCGTTTTTATTCAGTTGTTCCGGGTGGTTATTTTTCTCTTTTTGATTCCCTGTCTGTCCATCGTCGCCGAAAAAATCGAAAAGACGTCCCCCAAAATCTTTGCAAAAAAAGGCAAAAGAGCGGAAGAATACAGAAAAGCAGAGGCACGTTCCTCCTCATGCGGCAAAAAATTCGGCAAAAAGGATTATGCTCTTCTTACGGTTCTGGCTTTTGCCGGAGCGATCATCGGCATACGCCTTGAAATTCCCACCGGAGCCATGCTGGGAGCCATGTTCGGCTGCGGTCTTTTTTCCGTCTTCATCAACAAAAATTATTTTTTCGATGATCGACTGCGCAATATCGCGCAAATCGGCCTCGGACTCGTGATGGGGCAGCGGATGAAACCCCAGATTGTAAGCCAGTTGAGCGCGCTGTTTTTCCCCGCCATGGTCGTGACTGTCGTAATGCTGACGGGGTGCGTGTTGCTGGCCTTTTTTCTCTACAGGACGACCCCCTGGGATCTCACGACCTGTCTTTTATGTTCCGCGCCGGCGGGGATGAGTCAAATCGTCACGTTTGCCGACGAAATCGGCGTGGATCCCTTTACGGCAGCGGCGTTTCACACGGTCCGCAACGTCGGCATAGTCAGTCTGTATCCGTGGCTGGTCATGCCTTTCACATCCTGA
- a CDS encoding tripartite tricarboxylate transporter permease, with translation MENFLIGINALCSFDALLAIGAGVIWGTVGGMIPGINGTIAMALLLPFTWGMEPHVAVMMLGGVYCGAEYGGSIPAILIGTPGTNAAAATVFDGYEMHKKGETGLALYLSLYSSVFGGLFGAIALIFLAIPLAKIALAFGPAEYFLLALTGLSLICSLGEDNIFKGIWAGLFGILLSTVGFDPFAGSPRFTFGLDDISDGFEMVALMMGLFAISEVFRQIQSFDIHDPQIQAQKSDTSMPKWSALHKFYKVNIISSIMGVIIGAMPGAGATVASFLSYSWFKKSSKDPDSFGKGNPTGVAAPEAANNAVTGGAMVPLLALGIPGSNSTAIMLGALMIHNVKPGPMLFIDHPEIPYGIFSSMFVANIFMFFVGVACIKFAIRLTSISKPALFAGILTLVFTGAYAFNSEAVDVLVAFLCGILGFAMRRAKLPHAATVLGFVLGFIMEANLRRALILTKGNYWNVFTNSSITLALTLIVLISIFLPLLKPLRKKFVVSKTY, from the coding sequence ATGGAAAATTTTCTAATCGGCATCAATGCCCTTTGTTCCTTTGACGCGCTCCTGGCGATAGGCGCGGGAGTAATCTGGGGAACGGTCGGAGGCATGATCCCGGGCATCAACGGGACGATTGCGATGGCGCTGCTTCTGCCCTTCACCTGGGGAATGGAGCCTCACGTGGCGGTGATGATGCTGGGGGGCGTCTACTGCGGCGCCGAATATGGGGGGTCGATTCCCGCCATTTTGATCGGCACGCCGGGAACCAATGCCGCGGCGGCCACCGTTTTCGACGGCTACGAGATGCACAAGAAGGGCGAGACAGGCCTTGCCCTCTATTTATCTCTGTATTCATCCGTATTTGGGGGACTGTTTGGCGCCATAGCGCTGATTTTTCTCGCCATTCCCCTGGCGAAAATAGCCCTCGCCTTTGGTCCGGCGGAGTATTTTCTGCTGGCCCTGACGGGGCTTTCCCTGATCTGTTCATTGGGAGAAGACAACATCTTCAAGGGAATATGGGCGGGACTCTTCGGCATTCTGCTCTCCACCGTGGGGTTCGATCCTTTCGCGGGAAGTCCGCGTTTTACTTTTGGTCTGGACGACATCTCGGACGGGTTCGAGATGGTCGCGCTGATGATGGGGCTCTTCGCTATTTCGGAGGTTTTTCGGCAAATACAGAGCTTCGACATTCACGATCCCCAAATCCAGGCCCAAAAGAGCGACACTTCCATGCCAAAGTGGAGCGCGCTGCACAAATTTTACAAGGTTAATATCATTTCTTCCATTATGGGAGTCATCATCGGCGCCATGCCCGGCGCCGGAGCTACCGTCGCCTCGTTCCTCTCCTACAGCTGGTTTAAAAAATCCTCGAAGGATCCCGACTCGTTCGGCAAAGGCAATCCCACAGGCGTAGCGGCGCCGGAAGCCGCCAACAACGCGGTGACCGGCGGAGCCATGGTACCGCTGCTGGCTTTGGGGATTCCGGGCTCCAACTCCACAGCGATCATGCTGGGGGCGTTGATGATCCATAACGTCAAGCCCGGACCTATGCTCTTCATCGACCATCCGGAGATTCCCTACGGCATCTTTTCCTCCATGTTCGTCGCCAACATTTTTATGTTTTTTGTGGGAGTGGCCTGCATCAAATTCGCGATCAGGCTCACGAGCATATCCAAACCGGCCCTCTTCGCGGGGATCCTCACCCTGGTTTTCACCGGCGCTTATGCCTTTAACTCCGAGGCCGTCGACGTGCTGGTGGCGTTTCTCTGCGGCATCCTCGGCTTTGCCATGCGCAGGGCGAAACTGCCCCACGCGGCTACGGTGCTGGGGTTCGTGCTGGGATTCATTATGGAAGCCAACCTGAGGCGCGCGCTGATTCTGACCAAAGGGAACTACTGGAACGTCTTCACGAATTCCTCGATCACTCTGGCGCTTACTCTGATTGTCCTGATTTCAATCTTTTTGCCTTTGCTCAAGCCTCTGAGAAAAAAATTCGTCGTTTCAAAAACGTACTGA
- a CDS encoding TRAP transporter substrate-binding protein has product MLAKRFLKGIGICLVLAVCAMVFGAAACDAAEKKITIKFAHWYADTHPQHLAIQRFKELVEERSGGSITVEIYSNSQLGSEDVFIDGVSQGIIEMGSSGTMIEKFVPKIAIAEAPFLFNGWKDAEGVFRGEIGKFITALLPEKANMYCAAITVNGFRQFSSNKSMASIDLFKGQRIRVPNVPHFIQMVEQLGGVAVPMALSELFTALEGKVVDGQENPAPTIYTSSFWEVQKYVLRSNHMFSPNFWIINKPFYDAMSDAQKKAFDSSIQEAAAYNWQISKAADDEAFAGLKAKGVEIQEPDAAYRKALQDSQEPVYKYFFSRKEGAEEVVSMIRKYQASN; this is encoded by the coding sequence ATGTTGGCGAAAAGGTTTTTGAAGGGCATTGGGATTTGTCTGGTTCTGGCTGTGTGCGCGATGGTCTTCGGCGCGGCGGCCTGCGATGCGGCTGAGAAAAAGATTACGATCAAGTTCGCGCACTGGTACGCGGACACACATCCTCAGCATTTGGCCATTCAAAGGTTCAAGGAACTGGTGGAGGAGCGCTCCGGCGGGAGCATCACGGTGGAGATTTACTCCAACAGCCAGCTCGGTTCGGAAGACGTCTTTATCGATGGCGTGTCTCAGGGCATCATTGAGATGGGTTCCTCGGGTACGATGATTGAAAAATTCGTTCCGAAGATCGCCATCGCGGAAGCCCCGTTCCTCTTCAACGGATGGAAGGACGCGGAGGGTGTTTTCCGCGGCGAAATTGGAAAATTTATCACCGCCCTGCTTCCCGAGAAGGCGAACATGTACTGCGCCGCCATCACGGTGAACGGGTTCCGTCAGTTCTCGTCCAACAAGTCCATGGCCAGCATCGATTTGTTCAAGGGCCAGCGTATCCGCGTTCCGAACGTTCCGCACTTTATCCAGATGGTGGAACAGTTGGGCGGGGTCGCCGTGCCCATGGCTTTGTCCGAACTCTTCACGGCCCTCGAAGGGAAAGTGGTGGACGGTCAGGAAAACCCGGCCCCGACCATCTACACCTCCTCTTTCTGGGAAGTGCAGAAGTACGTGCTTCGCTCGAACCACATGTTCAGCCCCAACTTCTGGATCATCAACAAGCCATTTTACGACGCCATGAGCGACGCGCAGAAAAAGGCGTTCGACAGCAGCATCCAGGAAGCGGCGGCCTACAACTGGCAAATCTCCAAAGCGGCCGACGATGAGGCCTTTGCCGGGCTGAAGGCGAAGGGCGTCGAGATTCAGGAGCCGGACGCGGCTTACAGGAAAGCCCTGCAGGATTCTCAGGAGCCGGTTTACAAATACTTCTTCTCCCGCAAAGAGGGCGCGGAAGAAGTCGTGTCAATGATCCGCAAGTACCAGGCTTCAAACTGA
- a CDS encoding TRAP transporter large permease, whose product MTSAIIFGSFALFLFLTVPIGIAIGLSLLAYILFVGGMPIGYLVTSIFAACDSFPLMAIPFFVLAGSLMEGGGLSKRLIGFADSFVGHKTGGLAVVTVVTCLFFGAISGSGPATVSAIGTIMAPAMIEKGYSKKFSMALVAASGCLGVIIPPSIPMVMYGIATSSSISRLFMGGFFPGILCGLALILLSVYYSRKLGYVGNGQQFSFHRVWREFKNAFWALMVPVIILGGIYGGIFTPTEAAVVAVVYGLVVGLFVYKELSWKRIAEDFANTCLTTATILIIVATGAALAKIMTLEGIPQALTVFMNQVTNNRIVLLMIINLFLLVVGCLMDTTAAILILSPILYPIVAQYGVNEIHFGLIIVINLAIGFITPPVGINLFVACGIVDIKFEELSKSIVPFLLVLFAALLIVTYVPAITMLLPNLLMG is encoded by the coding sequence ATGACTTCCGCGATAATTTTCGGTTCCTTTGCGCTGTTTTTATTTCTGACCGTCCCCATCGGCATCGCGATCGGCCTGTCCCTTCTGGCCTATATTCTGTTCGTGGGTGGAATGCCCATCGGCTACCTTGTCACCAGCATCTTTGCCGCCTGCGACTCCTTCCCTCTGATGGCGATTCCCTTTTTCGTGCTGGCGGGCTCTCTTATGGAAGGCGGCGGGCTGTCCAAACGCCTGATCGGCTTCGCCGATTCTTTTGTGGGGCACAAAACGGGAGGTCTGGCCGTGGTCACGGTCGTCACCTGCCTCTTTTTCGGCGCGATTTCCGGTTCCGGACCGGCCACCGTTTCGGCCATCGGTACGATCATGGCGCCGGCGATGATCGAGAAAGGCTATTCCAAAAAGTTTTCCATGGCTCTGGTGGCGGCCTCCGGATGTCTGGGCGTCATCATTCCCCCCAGTATTCCCATGGTGATGTACGGCATCGCCACCTCCTCCTCCATCAGCCGGCTGTTCATGGGCGGTTTTTTCCCGGGGATACTCTGCGGGCTGGCTCTGATTCTTCTGTCGGTGTATTACAGCCGGAAGCTGGGCTACGTAGGAAACGGTCAGCAATTTTCCTTTCATCGGGTGTGGCGGGAGTTCAAAAACGCTTTTTGGGCTCTGATGGTTCCCGTAATCATTCTTGGCGGAATTTACGGAGGAATTTTCACGCCCACGGAAGCCGCTGTGGTTGCGGTCGTTTACGGACTCGTCGTTGGGCTTTTCGTGTATAAGGAGCTCTCCTGGAAAAGAATCGCGGAGGATTTCGCGAATACCTGTCTCACCACCGCCACAATTTTGATCATCGTCGCCACGGGGGCGGCTTTGGCGAAGATCATGACCCTGGAGGGCATTCCCCAGGCGCTCACGGTGTTCATGAACCAGGTCACCAACAACAGAATCGTCCTGCTGATGATCATCAACCTGTTCCTGCTGGTGGTGGGCTGCCTGATGGACACAACCGCGGCCATTCTGATCCTTTCGCCCATTCTTTACCCCATCGTCGCTCAATATGGAGTGAACGAAATTCATTTCGGGCTGATCATCGTCATCAACCTGGCGATCGGCTTCATCACGCCTCCGGTGGGCATCAATCTCTTTGTGGCCTGCGGCATCGTGGATATTAAATTCGAGGAGCTTTCCAAAAGCATCGTGCCGTTTCTTCTGGTTCTGTTCGCGGCGCTGCTGATTGTCACCTATGTCCCTGCCATCACCATGCTGTTGCCGAATTTATTGATGGGATAA
- a CDS encoding type II toxin-antitoxin system RelB/DinJ family antitoxin has translation MPKDTTISIRVESGVKDQLELILSQLGLNVTTVVNMLFYQIIRENAVPLSLSLNPRNGLLDELAFARMERQSGYVGRSAEEAASDMERIIRKIENEAR, from the coding sequence GTGCCGAAAGACACAACCATAAGTATCCGCGTTGAATCTGGAGTAAAAGACCAGTTAGAGCTTATTCTTTCGCAGTTGGGGCTCAACGTGACGACAGTCGTCAATATGCTTTTTTACCAAATTATCCGCGAAAATGCCGTACCTCTTTCTTTGTCTCTCAACCCCCGAAACGGCCTTCTCGACGAACTAGCCTTCGCGCGTATGGAGAGGCAGTCGGGATATGTCGGACGATCTGCCGAAGAAGCCGCCTCTGATATGGAGCGGATTATCAGGAAAATTGAAAATGAGGCGCGGTAA
- a CDS encoding TRAP transporter substrate-binding protein: MKRSVVRMACILVFVVILVCAPSVAAAAEKIMIKYGGTVPETHYITKGMVYFKQIIEERSGGRVQVDIYPNNQIGGPRDLIEALQVNMVQMCDNSIAAIAGFTDKAMPLSLPFLFPSREIAFQFIDGEYGKALTEEIAKEIRVRIIGWHENGFRQLSNNKRTIRTPADLKGLKIRVMENPLYIRTFESLGAQPTPISFAELFTALQQGTIDGQDNPVAIFVTNKFYEVQKYMCDLNHTFDYDIYQVSEDFYQGLPADIKKLYEECMAEATAYARKLAAENEAADQKTAGGKIQYIFLTPEERAAFGTLVTPVYDWFKKEYPHLAGNLEKYQAEIARLNKK, encoded by the coding sequence GTGAAGAGATCTGTCGTTCGTATGGCGTGTATTTTGGTTTTCGTCGTAATTCTCGTGTGCGCGCCCTCTGTTGCCGCGGCGGCCGAAAAGATCATGATCAAATATGGCGGAACAGTGCCGGAGACGCATTATATCACCAAAGGCATGGTCTACTTCAAACAAATCATCGAAGAACGTTCCGGCGGCAGAGTGCAGGTTGACATCTATCCCAACAACCAGATCGGCGGCCCCCGGGATTTGATCGAGGCGCTTCAGGTCAATATGGTGCAGATGTGCGATAACTCCATCGCGGCGATAGCCGGTTTTACGGACAAGGCCATGCCTCTTTCCCTGCCTTTCCTTTTCCCCAGTCGGGAAATCGCTTTCCAGTTCATTGATGGAGAGTACGGCAAAGCCCTCACGGAGGAAATCGCCAAAGAAATACGCGTGCGGATCATCGGCTGGCATGAAAACGGATTCCGTCAGCTGAGCAACAACAAAAGGACGATCAGAACCCCCGCCGACCTCAAGGGACTGAAAATCCGCGTCATGGAAAATCCGCTTTACATCCGCACTTTCGAAAGCCTGGGAGCGCAGCCCACGCCCATCTCCTTCGCGGAGCTGTTCACCGCTCTGCAGCAGGGGACCATCGACGGTCAGGACAACCCTGTGGCCATTTTCGTCACCAACAAGTTCTACGAGGTCCAAAAGTACATGTGTGATCTGAATCACACTTTTGACTATGACATTTACCAGGTGAGCGAGGATTTCTATCAGGGGCTCCCCGCGGACATCAAAAAGCTGTACGAGGAGTGCATGGCGGAAGCCACAGCCTATGCCCGGAAGCTGGCTGCCGAAAATGAGGCCGCGGACCAAAAGACGGCGGGCGGAAAAATTCAGTATATTTTTCTCACTCCGGAGGAAAGAGCCGCTTTTGGCACGCTGGTGACGCCGGTTTACGACTGGTTTAAAAAAGAGTACCCCCATCTCGCCGGCAATTTGGAGAAATATCAGGCGGAAATCGCCCGCCTCAACAAAAAATAA
- a CDS encoding TRAP transporter substrate-binding protein, with protein sequence MRKTGIRVSFVLLFCVMAVIFAYPASAADGKIVIKYGGTLPETHYSTKAMFYFKKIMEERSGGKVQVDVYTSNQIGGPRDLIEGLQFNTVQMCDNSIAAISGFTDKAMPLSLPFLFPSREVAFQFIDGEYGKALTEEIAKEMRVRIIGWHENGFRQLSNNKRTIKTPADLKGLKIRVMESPLYIRTFESLGTQPTPISFAELFTALQQGTIDGQDNPVAIFVANKYFEVQKYMSNLNHTFDFLIYQVSEDFYQGLPADIKKLYEECMTEATAYSRKLAAENEAADQKTAGEKIEYTFLTPEERAAFGALVTPVYDWFKKEYPHLAENVVKYQAEIARLNGK encoded by the coding sequence ATGAGGAAAACTGGAATTCGCGTGTCGTTTGTTTTGTTGTTTTGCGTGATGGCTGTGATTTTTGCGTACCCTGCTTCGGCTGCCGATGGCAAGATCGTGATCAAGTACGGCGGAACCCTGCCGGAGACGCACTACAGCACCAAGGCCATGTTCTATTTCAAAAAGATCATGGAGGAGCGTTCCGGCGGCAAAGTGCAGGTCGACGTCTACACCAGCAACCAGATCGGCGGTCCCCGGGATTTGATCGAAGGCCTGCAGTTCAACACGGTGCAGATGTGTGACAATTCCATCGCGGCAATCTCAGGGTTCACGGACAAGGCCATGCCCCTTTCCCTGCCTTTCCTTTTCCCCAGCCGGGAAGTCGCTTTCCAATTCATCGACGGCGAGTACGGCAAAGCCCTCACGGAGGAAATCGCCAAAGAAATGCGGGTGCGGATCATCGGCTGGCACGAGAACGGATTTCGTCAGTTGAGCAACAACAAACGGACAATTAAAACTCCCGCCGACCTCAAGGGACTGAAAATTCGCGTTATGGAAAGTCCTCTTTACATTCGTACCTTCGAGAGCCTGGGAACCCAGCCCACGCCCATTTCCTTCGCTGAGCTGTTCACCGCTCTTCAGCAGGGGACCATCGACGGTCAGGACAACCCCGTGGCCATTTTTGTCGCCAACAAATACTTTGAAGTGCAAAAATACATGTCCAACCTGAACCACACCTTCGATTTCCTTATCTATCAGGTGAGCGAGGATTTCTATCAGGGGCTCCCGGCGGACATCAAAAAGCTGTATGAGGAGTGCATGACGGAAGCCACCGCGTATTCACGGAAACTGGCGGCGGAAAATGAAGCCGCGGACCAGAAGACGGCTGGAGAAAAAATAGAGTATACCTTCCTCACTCCGGAGGAAAGAGCCGCTTTTGGCGCGCTGGTGACGCCGGTTTACGACTGGTTCAAAAAAGAATATCCCCACCTTGCGGAGAACGTGGTGAAGTATCAGGCCGAAATAGCCCGCCTCAACGGAAAATAA
- a CDS encoding TRAP transporter small permease, with the protein MKFLKFLDDNLEKYFCIFILAVMVFAIACQVVFRMTGLPLSWTEELARYAYIWLIYISCSYAVKQDRHIKIDAVMLLFKEKGRFILGVISNFLCFIFTVVFSYQGFLMLHRLMFVMKQKSPAMRMPMSLPYAAIFVGFTLMSFRLLQSIVRLIRQHKKENGGANAALTEAKQG; encoded by the coding sequence ATGAAATTTCTAAAATTTTTGGATGACAATCTCGAAAAATATTTTTGCATCTTCATCCTGGCGGTGATGGTCTTCGCGATTGCCTGTCAGGTGGTTTTTCGAATGACGGGCCTTCCGCTCTCCTGGACGGAGGAACTGGCGCGATACGCCTACATCTGGCTGATCTACATTTCCTGCAGTTACGCGGTAAAGCAGGACCGGCACATCAAAATCGACGCGGTAATGCTCCTTTTCAAAGAAAAAGGACGTTTTATCCTGGGGGTCATATCGAATTTCCTGTGTTTTATTTTCACGGTGGTGTTCTCCTATCAGGGGTTTTTGATGCTGCATCGCCTGATGTTCGTCATGAAACAAAAATCCCCGGCCATGAGGATGCCCATGAGTCTCCCCTACGCCGCAATTTTCGTCGGGTTTACCCTGATGTCCTTCCGGCTTTTACAGAGCATCGTCAGGCTGATTCGTCAGCACAAAAAAGAAAACGGAGGAGCGAACGCCGCTCTTACCGAAGCGAAACAGGGGTGA